In Cupriavidus basilensis, one genomic interval encodes:
- the cysD gene encoding sulfate adenylyltransferase subunit CysD encodes MGIMNELTGAPEVAHLLQVQNDHLDKLEAESIYIIREVVAECRNPALLFSGGKDSIVMLHLALKAFRLGDRKTELPFPLVHIDTGHNYPEVIRFRDQRVAELGARLVVGHVEDSIKRGTVRLRKETDSRNAAQAVTLLETIEANKYDALMGGARRDEEKARAKERIFSFRDEFGQWDPKAQRPELWSLYNARMAAGEQMRVFPISNWTELDVWQYIAREALELPPIYYAHQREVVRKNGLLVPVTPITPKQDGDVSEVISVRFRTVGDISCTCPVASVAASPIEIIAETAVTEITERGATRMDDQTSEASMERRKKEGYF; translated from the coding sequence ATGGGCATCATGAACGAACTGACCGGCGCGCCGGAAGTGGCGCACCTGCTGCAAGTGCAGAACGATCACCTCGACAAGCTCGAGGCGGAATCCATCTACATCATCCGCGAGGTGGTGGCGGAGTGCCGCAACCCGGCGCTGCTGTTCTCGGGCGGCAAGGACTCCATCGTCATGCTGCACCTGGCGCTCAAGGCCTTCCGCCTGGGAGACCGAAAGACCGAACTGCCGTTCCCGCTGGTGCATATCGACACCGGCCACAACTACCCGGAAGTGATCCGCTTCCGTGACCAGCGCGTGGCCGAGCTTGGCGCGCGCCTGGTGGTGGGCCATGTGGAAGATTCCATCAAGCGCGGCACCGTGCGCCTGCGCAAGGAAACCGACTCGCGCAATGCCGCGCAAGCCGTGACCCTGCTGGAAACCATCGAAGCCAACAAGTACGACGCGCTGATGGGCGGCGCCCGCCGCGACGAAGAAAAGGCGCGTGCCAAGGAACGCATCTTCTCCTTCCGCGACGAGTTCGGCCAATGGGACCCGAAGGCCCAGCGCCCGGAACTGTGGAGCCTGTACAACGCCCGCATGGCGGCCGGCGAGCAGATGCGCGTGTTCCCGATCTCCAACTGGACCGAGCTGGATGTGTGGCAGTACATCGCCCGCGAAGCGCTTGAGCTGCCCCCGATCTACTACGCGCACCAGCGCGAAGTGGTGAGAAAGAACGGCCTGCTGGTGCCGGTCACGCCGATCACGCCGAAGCAGGACGGCGATGTCAGCGAAGTGATCTCGGTGCGTTTCCGCACTGTGGGCGACATCAGCTGCACCTGCCCGGTGGCCAGCGTTGCGGCCTCGCCGATCGAGATCATCGCTGAGACGGCCGTGACGGAGATCACCGAGCGCGGTGCGACGCGGATGGACGACCAGACCAGCGAAGCGTCCATGGAACGCCGCAAGAAAGAAGGCTACTTCTAA
- a CDS encoding phosphoadenylyl-sulfate reductase: MSEIAIVEAAVSSLRPPALWTAPAYTGSVADLEAKERELGLRLAQIAGRFFRARFASSLAAEDMVVTDAILRGTEAVRAGIRVFTLQTGRLHAETLAVLDEVKAHYGYDIERYTPDPEAVENYLKNHGLNAFYDSVDLRKSCCGIRKVEPLNRALSHADAWLTGQRREQAVTRSELPFEEMDEARGIPKFNPLADWSESEVWAYLKRHNVPVNALHAKGYPSIGCEPCTRAVRAGEDVRAGRWWWESKDSKECGLHEQNIKH; this comes from the coding sequence ATGAGCGAGATTGCAATCGTCGAGGCTGCGGTCTCGTCACTGCGCCCGCCGGCGCTGTGGACCGCGCCGGCGTACACCGGCAGCGTGGCGGATCTGGAGGCCAAGGAGCGCGAGCTGGGCCTGCGCCTGGCGCAGATCGCCGGCCGCTTTTTCCGCGCCCGCTTTGCGTCCAGCCTGGCGGCCGAAGACATGGTGGTGACCGATGCCATCCTGCGCGGCACCGAGGCCGTGCGCGCCGGCATCCGCGTGTTCACGCTGCAAACCGGGCGGCTGCATGCCGAAACGCTGGCGGTGCTCGATGAGGTCAAGGCGCATTACGGCTACGACATCGAGCGCTACACGCCGGACCCCGAGGCGGTGGAGAACTACCTGAAGAACCACGGCCTGAACGCGTTCTACGACAGCGTGGACCTGCGCAAGAGCTGCTGCGGCATCCGCAAGGTGGAGCCGCTGAACCGCGCGCTGTCCCACGCGGACGCCTGGCTGACCGGCCAGCGCCGCGAGCAGGCGGTGACGCGCTCGGAGCTGCCGTTCGAGGAAATGGACGAGGCACGCGGCATTCCCAAGTTCAACCCGCTCGCCGACTGGAGCGAGTCCGAGGTGTGGGCTTACCTGAAGCGCCACAACGTGCCGGTCAACGCGCTGCATGCCAAGGGTTACCCCAGCATCGGCTGCGAGCCTTGTACGCGTGCCGTGCGCGCTGGCGAGGATGTACGCGCCGGGCGATGGTGGTGGGAGAGCAAGGACTCGAAAGAGTGCGGGCTTCACGAACAGAACATCAAGCATTGA
- a CDS encoding DUF934 domain-containing protein yields the protein MAKIIQLQRSEGANPVPVIVDDAWTVLRGAEGAALTDEQIVAAAQGKDAVLFPLTAWLAHKDGVLAGRAADITGIWLAPEDEPADAQAAFASVAVVAVDFPVFRDGRGFSTAYLLRTRYNWTGQLRAIGDVLRDQLNFMKRCGFDAFAVRADKNIDDAIKGFTEFTVAYQASVDEPLPLFRRNRAEALGKETA from the coding sequence ATGGCAAAGATTATTCAACTGCAACGCAGCGAAGGCGCCAACCCGGTTCCGGTCATCGTCGATGACGCATGGACGGTGCTGCGCGGTGCCGAGGGCGCGGCCCTGACCGACGAACAGATCGTCGCCGCCGCGCAAGGCAAGGATGCTGTGCTGTTCCCGCTGACCGCATGGCTGGCGCACAAGGACGGCGTGCTGGCTGGCCGCGCTGCCGACATCACCGGCATCTGGCTGGCGCCGGAAGACGAGCCGGCCGATGCGCAGGCCGCGTTTGCCAGCGTGGCCGTGGTGGCGGTGGATTTCCCCGTGTTCCGCGATGGCCGTGGTTTTTCCACCGCCTATCTGCTGCGCACCCGCTACAACTGGACCGGCCAGCTGCGCGCCATCGGCGACGTGCTGCGCGACCAGCTGAACTTCATGAAGCGCTGCGGCTTTGACGCTTTCGCGGTGCGCGCGGACAAGAACATCGATGACGCCATCAAGGGCTTCACCGAGTTCACCGTGGCTTACCAGGCGTCGGTGGATGAGCCGCTGCCGCTGTTCCGCCGCAATCGCGCCGAAGCGCTGGGCAAGGAAACGGCATGA
- a CDS encoding nitrite/sulfite reductase, which translates to MYQYDQYDQRIVNERVAQFRDQVRRRLSGELTEEEFLPLRLQNGLYMQRHAYMLRVAIPYGLLSSKQMRMLGHIAREYDRGYGHFSTRQNIQYNWMELERVPDVLAELASVEMHGIQTSGNCVRNITTDHFAGIAPDESVDPRVLAELLRQWSTFQPEFAFLPRKFKIAISASADDRAVVQMHDIGIYAYRNAEGETRLRILAGGGLGRTPILGSVIKDDLPWQHLLSYVESAIRVYNRYGRRDNKYKARIKILVKAIGAEKFAQEVEEEWQYSKDGPATITQAEFDRVAQYFAPPAYDKLPDTDASYEKHLLEDKAFARWVSRSVHAHKVPGYAAITLSTKPGPASPPGDATDAQIDLVADLADRYGYGELRVAHEQNLVLPDVKKRDLYALWQEAKKGGLATANIGLLTDIIACPGGDFCSLANAKSIPIALAIQERFDNLDYVHDLGEISLNISGCINACGHHHVGNIGVLGVDKDGEEWYQVTLGGAQGNKSAIGKVIGPSFKAEEMPDVVSHIIDTYVANRHEDERFIDVLGRIGIAPFKERVYADKQRERAEA; encoded by the coding sequence ATGTATCAGTACGACCAATACGACCAGCGCATCGTCAACGAACGCGTAGCCCAGTTCCGTGACCAGGTGCGCCGCCGCCTGTCCGGCGAGCTGACCGAGGAAGAGTTCCTGCCGCTGCGCCTGCAAAACGGCCTGTACATGCAGCGCCATGCCTACATGCTGCGCGTGGCGATTCCGTACGGCTTGCTGTCGAGCAAGCAGATGCGCATGCTGGGCCATATCGCGCGCGAGTATGACCGCGGCTATGGCCACTTCTCCACCCGCCAGAACATCCAGTACAACTGGATGGAGCTGGAGCGCGTGCCTGACGTGCTGGCCGAACTGGCCAGCGTCGAGATGCACGGCATCCAGACCTCCGGCAACTGCGTGCGCAACATCACCACCGATCACTTCGCTGGCATTGCGCCCGATGAGTCCGTGGACCCGCGCGTGCTGGCTGAGCTGCTGCGCCAGTGGAGCACGTTCCAGCCGGAGTTTGCGTTCCTGCCGCGCAAGTTCAAGATCGCCATCTCGGCTTCGGCCGATGACCGCGCCGTGGTGCAGATGCACGATATCGGCATCTACGCTTACCGCAACGCCGAGGGCGAAACGCGCCTGCGCATCCTGGCTGGCGGCGGCCTGGGCCGCACCCCGATCCTGGGTTCGGTGATCAAGGACGACCTGCCTTGGCAGCACCTGCTGTCGTACGTGGAATCGGCCATTCGCGTGTACAACCGCTATGGACGGCGCGACAACAAGTACAAGGCGCGCATCAAGATCCTGGTGAAGGCCATCGGCGCGGAGAAGTTCGCGCAGGAAGTCGAGGAAGAGTGGCAGTACAGCAAGGATGGTCCCGCCACCATCACGCAGGCCGAGTTCGACCGCGTGGCGCAGTATTTCGCGCCCCCGGCCTACGACAAGCTGCCGGACACCGACGCTTCGTATGAAAAGCACCTGTTGGAAGACAAGGCGTTCGCCCGCTGGGTGAGCCGCAGCGTGCATGCGCACAAGGTGCCGGGCTACGCGGCGATCACGCTGTCGACCAAGCCCGGCCCGGCATCGCCCCCGGGAGATGCCACCGATGCGCAGATCGACCTGGTGGCTGACCTGGCCGACCGCTACGGCTACGGCGAGCTGCGCGTGGCGCACGAGCAGAACCTGGTGCTGCCGGACGTGAAGAAGCGCGACCTGTACGCGCTGTGGCAAGAGGCCAAGAAGGGCGGCCTGGCTACCGCCAACATCGGCCTGCTGACCGACATCATCGCCTGCCCGGGCGGCGATTTCTGCTCGCTGGCCAATGCCAAGTCGATCCCGATCGCGCTGGCTATCCAGGAGCGTTTCGACAACCTGGACTACGTGCACGACCTGGGCGAGATCTCGCTCAATATCTCGGGTTGCATCAACGCTTGCGGCCACCACCACGTTGGCAACATCGGCGTGCTGGGCGTGGATAAGGACGGCGAAGAGTGGTACCAGGTCACGCTGGGCGGCGCGCAAGGCAACAAGAGCGCCATCGGCAAGGTGATTGGCCCGTCGTTCAAGGCTGAGGAAATGCCGGACGTGGTGTCGCACATCATCGACACCTATGTGGCCAACCGCCATGAAGACGAACGCTTCATCGACGTGCTGGGCCGTATCGGCATCGCCCCGTTCAAGGAACGCGTCTACGCCGACAAACAACGCGAACGCGCCGAAGCCTGA
- a CDS encoding sulfite exporter TauE/SafE family protein, giving the protein MSLAYTVSGLLVGVLVGLTGVGGGSLMTPLLTLLFGFSPATAVGTDLAFAAITKGFGTLAHRAHGHVQWQVVRRLCIGSLPAAVVAILVLKSAGELDAQWLHAIRMTIGVSVILTVLSLLFRRQLLAWLSRNPRFQLEGRAQTIATIVVGAVIGVLVTVSSIGAGAVGATLILLLYPRMKPAEVAGTDIAYAVPLTALAGLGHVWLGTVNWTLLLALLVGSIPGIWLGAQLSRALPERLVRAALATTLTLVAIKLVS; this is encoded by the coding sequence ATGTCTCTTGCCTATACCGTTTCCGGTCTGCTAGTAGGCGTCCTCGTCGGTCTGACCGGGGTAGGCGGGGGTTCGCTCATGACGCCGCTGCTGACGCTGCTGTTCGGTTTTTCGCCGGCCACGGCGGTTGGCACCGACCTGGCTTTCGCCGCCATCACCAAGGGTTTCGGCACGCTGGCGCACCGCGCCCACGGCCATGTGCAGTGGCAGGTGGTGCGCCGCCTGTGCATCGGCAGCCTGCCGGCCGCGGTGGTGGCCATCCTGGTGCTCAAGAGCGCCGGCGAGCTTGACGCGCAGTGGCTGCACGCCATCCGCATGACCATCGGCGTGTCGGTGATCCTGACGGTATTGTCGCTGTTGTTCCGCAGGCAGCTGCTGGCGTGGCTGTCCCGCAACCCCCGGTTCCAGCTGGAAGGCCGTGCCCAGACCATTGCCACCATCGTGGTGGGCGCCGTGATCGGCGTGCTGGTGACGGTGTCCTCGATCGGCGCCGGTGCGGTTGGCGCCACCTTGATCCTGCTGCTCTATCCCCGCATGAAGCCTGCCGAAGTGGCGGGCACCGATATCGCCTACGCCGTCCCGTTGACGGCGCTTGCCGGCCTGGGCCATGTGTGGCTGGGCACGGTGAACTGGACCCTTTTGCTGGCCTTGCTGGTGGGCTCGATCCCCGGCATCTGGCTGGGCGCGCAACTGTCGCGGGCGTTGCCCGAGCGGCTGGTGCGCGCCGCGCTGGCTACCACGCTGACGCTGGTGGCCATCAAGCTCGTCTCCTGA
- a CDS encoding CysB family HTH-type transcriptional regulator, which yields MNLHQFRFVREAVRQNYNLTEAAKALYTSQPGVSKAIIELEEELGVDIFTRHGKRIRNLTEPGRRILESVEKILQEVESLKRVGKDYAAQDQGNFTIATTHTQARYALPRVIAEFTKRYPKVRLSIQQGNPAQIADMVLHDHADIGIATEGISADKNLISLPGYQWQHVVVMPPDHPLLEKKHLALEDLMGYPLITYDPNFAGRPKIDKAFELRHLKPDIILEAIDADVIKTYVEIGLGVGIVAGVAFDAERDRNLRGIPAGHLFGTNVTHLAVKQGAYLRSFVYTFIELFSPTLNRKLVEQAMSGDHEAYEL from the coding sequence ATGAACCTGCATCAGTTCCGCTTTGTGCGCGAAGCCGTACGTCAGAACTACAACCTGACCGAAGCCGCTAAAGCGCTCTATACGTCACAACCCGGTGTCTCCAAGGCCATCATCGAGCTGGAAGAAGAGCTCGGCGTGGACATCTTTACCCGCCACGGCAAGCGCATCCGCAACCTGACGGAGCCCGGCCGCCGCATCCTGGAGTCGGTAGAGAAGATCCTGCAAGAAGTGGAAAGCCTGAAACGCGTAGGCAAGGACTACGCCGCCCAGGACCAGGGCAACTTCACCATCGCCACCACCCACACGCAGGCGCGCTACGCCCTGCCCCGGGTGATCGCGGAGTTTACCAAGCGCTACCCCAAGGTGCGCCTTTCCATACAACAGGGCAATCCCGCCCAGATCGCCGACATGGTGCTGCACGACCACGCCGACATCGGCATCGCCACCGAAGGCATCTCGGCCGACAAAAACCTCATCTCCCTGCCCGGCTACCAATGGCAGCACGTGGTCGTCATGCCCCCCGACCACCCCCTGCTAGAAAAGAAGCACCTGGCGCTGGAAGACCTGATGGGTTACCCACTCATCACTTATGATCCCAACTTCGCCGGCCGCCCCAAGATCGACAAAGCCTTTGAGCTGCGCCACCTCAAGCCCGACATCATCCTGGAAGCCATCGACGCCGACGTCATCAAGACCTATGTAGAAATCGGCCTGGGCGTGGGCATCGTCGCCGGCGTCGCCTTTGACGCCGAGCGCGACCGCAACCTGCGCGGCATCCCCGCCGGGCACCTGTTCGGCACCAATGTGACGCACCTGGCTGTGAAGCAAGGCGCCTACCTGCGCAGCTTTGTGTATACCTTTATTGAGTTGTTCTCCCCAACGCTCAACCGCAAGCTGGTAGAACAAGCCATGTCGGGCGACCACGAAGCCTACGAACTCTGA
- a CDS encoding 50S ribosomal protein L11 methyltransferase, with product MTEQATIHWTENGEERSANWQSEAGMPPPKRVVIADDTTTGDTAYRLACEGTAMLWRGDFQNARQLLQALARRADKPKKAAKAAKVPKAKPTPTEAFHLHRQAQSQRARTLSMLLLPFDADHLVPLRRSPDVREACLEAYGEVDAPYVASMRELLGLIGAHEWRKKGVEIPALAERIHPYYGVFSPVRGEYIDLVAKAQLPAGALNLAFDIGTGTGVLAALLAQRGVKRVIATDMDPRALACASDNIHRLKAAAQVEVVEADLFPEGRAPLVVCNPPWVPARPNSPIERAVYDPDCQMLKGFIAGLADHLEPKGEGWLLLSDLAEHLGLRTRDQLLGWIDAAGLKVLGRLEVKPNHPKAADMTDPLHAARAAEVTSLWRLGIK from the coding sequence ATGACAGAGCAAGCCACCATCCACTGGACCGAAAACGGCGAAGAACGCAGCGCAAACTGGCAATCCGAAGCCGGCATGCCCCCGCCCAAGCGCGTCGTCATCGCTGACGACACCACCACCGGCGACACCGCCTACCGCCTCGCCTGCGAAGGCACCGCCATGCTCTGGCGCGGCGACTTCCAGAACGCCCGCCAGCTGCTCCAGGCCCTGGCCCGCCGCGCCGACAAGCCCAAGAAGGCAGCCAAGGCAGCCAAGGTGCCCAAGGCCAAGCCCACCCCCACCGAAGCCTTCCACCTGCACCGCCAGGCCCAGTCCCAGCGCGCCCGCACGCTCTCCATGCTGCTGCTGCCCTTTGACGCCGACCACCTCGTGCCCCTGCGCCGCTCCCCCGATGTGCGCGAAGCCTGCCTCGAAGCCTACGGCGAGGTCGACGCCCCCTACGTGGCATCCATGCGCGAACTCCTCGGCCTGATCGGCGCCCACGAGTGGCGTAAAAAAGGCGTGGAGATCCCCGCCCTGGCCGAACGCATCCACCCCTACTACGGCGTGTTCTCCCCCGTGCGCGGCGAATACATCGACCTGGTGGCCAAGGCCCAGCTACCCGCCGGCGCCCTCAACCTCGCCTTCGACATCGGCACCGGCACCGGCGTGCTGGCCGCCCTGCTAGCCCAGCGCGGCGTCAAACGCGTGATCGCCACCGACATGGACCCGCGCGCACTCGCCTGCGCCAGCGACAACATCCACCGCCTGAAGGCCGCCGCCCAGGTCGAAGTGGTGGAAGCCGACCTCTTCCCCGAAGGCCGCGCCCCGCTGGTGGTGTGCAACCCGCCGTGGGTACCGGCACGCCCCAACTCGCCGATTGAACGCGCGGTGTATGACCCGGACTGCCAGATGCTGAAGGGCTTCATCGCCGGTCTGGCCGATCACCTGGAACCCAAGGGCGAAGGCTGGCTGCTGCTGTCGGACCTGGCTGAACACCTGGGCCTGCGCACGCGGGACCAGTTGCTGGGCTGGATCGATGCAGCCGGGCTGAAGGTGCTGGGGCGGCTGGAAGTCAAGCCCAACCACCCGAAGGCTGCGGACATGACCGACCCGCTGCACGCCGCGCGTGCGGCAGAGGTGACTTCGTTGTGGCGCTTGGGTATCAAGTAA
- a CDS encoding PAAR domain-containing protein has translation MPKKCIKKSDKTAHGGEVIRGSASDFLDGQPLARLGDLVRCPLGYPDGRPHGTNKIVEASSGLTVEGGVVACEGDRSECGCQLIANTDTSVGA, from the coding sequence ATGCCAAAGAAATGCATCAAGAAAAGCGATAAGACCGCGCATGGCGGCGAAGTCATCCGTGGGTCCGCCAGCGATTTTCTGGACGGCCAGCCATTGGCGCGCCTGGGTGACCTCGTCAGGTGCCCGCTCGGCTACCCGGATGGCCGGCCGCACGGCACTAACAAGATCGTGGAGGCGAGCTCCGGGCTAACGGTCGAAGGCGGCGTCGTGGCATGCGAGGGGGACCGCTCAGAGTGTGGCTGCCAATTGATTGCGAACACCGACACGAGTGTGGGGGCATAG
- the tssL gene encoding type VI secretion system protein TssL, long form, which produces MADMDPQGIPSPEPDNKPAAGNDSQPTRIFEQRFADVQRAQNPILEAARRLVRCLCDLPERMAPAETERLRALINQELDTFKALVERANVKREHVIASHYAICTALDDVALQHEWGQGRWANHSLLVQHHQDNQGGEKVYQVLGRLVESPHEHIAVIQLIYHLMSLGFMGRYRGMTDGDRQHYTIRQRLYDLLLKHYGPVPNELSPHIEPAPPGRFRHLYSLSPWATVSVLALVALGLFAWMKYDLLRRQNELVRQIEAIGRMTPPPLPQALHLAELLKDEIARGVVAVHDNDRDTTVVFRGDDMFRAGQADVNKRLLPALNKVAREINKVQGKVQVIGHSDNQPIKSVRFPSNQALSEERAAVVSECLASQGVAKGRLEAIGKGDSEPVGDNKTIAGRAANRRVEVVVTQ; this is translated from the coding sequence ATGGCCGACATGGACCCGCAAGGCATCCCCTCGCCCGAGCCGGACAACAAACCAGCAGCCGGTAACGATTCGCAGCCGACGCGAATTTTTGAGCAGCGTTTCGCCGATGTGCAGCGTGCCCAGAATCCAATATTGGAGGCAGCACGGCGCTTGGTTCGTTGTCTGTGCGACCTACCGGAGCGCATGGCGCCGGCGGAAACGGAACGTCTGCGCGCGTTGATCAACCAAGAGCTAGACACATTCAAGGCACTGGTCGAGCGCGCCAACGTCAAGCGCGAACATGTCATTGCCTCGCACTATGCCATCTGCACGGCGCTGGACGACGTAGCCTTGCAGCACGAATGGGGACAGGGCCGGTGGGCCAACCACAGTCTGCTGGTTCAACACCACCAGGACAATCAGGGCGGCGAGAAGGTATATCAAGTGCTGGGCCGCCTGGTGGAATCGCCCCACGAGCATATTGCGGTCATCCAACTGATCTACCATTTGATGTCCCTGGGATTCATGGGGCGTTATCGCGGGATGACCGACGGAGACCGGCAGCATTACACGATTCGGCAGCGCTTGTACGACTTGCTGCTGAAGCACTACGGCCCCGTCCCCAACGAACTGTCGCCGCACATTGAACCCGCGCCGCCGGGGCGCTTTCGCCATCTGTACAGTTTGTCGCCGTGGGCGACGGTTTCGGTGCTTGCCCTAGTTGCCTTGGGGTTGTTCGCTTGGATGAAATACGATTTGCTGCGCAGGCAGAATGAATTGGTGCGGCAGATCGAGGCCATTGGCAGGATGACGCCGCCACCGCTGCCCCAGGCGCTGCATCTGGCCGAATTGCTCAAGGATGAGATCGCACGCGGCGTGGTGGCGGTCCATGACAACGACCGGGACACCACCGTGGTATTCCGGGGCGATGACATGTTCCGTGCCGGTCAGGCTGATGTGAACAAGCGACTGTTGCCAGCGCTCAACAAGGTGGCCAGAGAAATCAACAAGGTGCAAGGCAAGGTGCAAGTGATCGGCCACAGCGACAACCAGCCCATCAAGAGCGTGCGCTTTCCGTCCAATCAGGCGTTATCCGAAGAACGCGCTGCCGTCGTCAGTGAGTGTCTTGCAAGTCAAGGGGTCGCCAAGGGCCGGCTCGAAGCGATTGGCAAGGGCGATAGCGAACCCGTTGGCGATAACAAGACCATCGCTGGTCGCGCTGCAAACCGGCGTGTCGAAGTGGTGGTGACCCAATAG
- a CDS encoding zinc-dependent metalloprotease family protein, which yields MATHSTHPSQKPPASYPELTLKPGGAVCKVAIPLRPLRIYFQLFPGISRTEAERGLAGLSYKLRIPGQTDSEGTTEANGKILLPGLQPGITGELEILGTLIQLTARDYSDDEKTDSTTTMGIQGAKRRLMVLGYYDKPYRSVRPGQVAVSQIPDDKLDHIEIEDAILRFQVDSGIEPNGEIERHELAGSKIDPSQAFGFHRDLTGSSVKQFHPDFVAKLAARGGSAPPGTMEPCTVPPPTRPKDKGTVGSATPGPSPKPLAREIYDGHRFVPVRFVRYNESTTFHPGRPELDERGYREHDGPIVSLMAGQRIDLLLLRLHVGASVPLSFVSTDESAVKISHVTGDLIELSGVRGGEEASPRTASIEVRFGSSTGPLLHTLAVQVYDPINVAVAVHFVSIGQAGRPEIPRVPPSLQRPKLEPIFNKINDIWRAAGIRFEVEQWLNDTIDLTKAGAMTVKPAKNGQPAVNEFPAVTSLSRKARHLNMYVVESTIGSGIGWGLCNTALVAAEQMHGGQPSSQDQLIQTFAHEIGHFLGLWHPATHNPKGDDVHVQIQGREERHNLEDFWSRRMLMYVYTGLNGIGPLDANTRQRGRQQDVGNGWHVGGKMLCCKTVPKVVSSSKYSEIVTARGIALLNKSESSTEKKAAWSPPSDNAGQGVFA from the coding sequence ATGGCAACCCATTCCACACATCCTTCGCAAAAGCCGCCTGCATCGTATCCGGAATTGACCCTCAAGCCGGGCGGCGCGGTGTGCAAGGTGGCGATACCGCTGCGCCCATTGCGCATCTATTTCCAGCTGTTCCCGGGTATCTCCCGGACTGAAGCCGAGCGCGGGCTGGCCGGCCTCAGCTACAAACTGCGCATCCCTGGACAAACGGATAGCGAAGGCACGACGGAGGCCAACGGCAAGATTCTCTTGCCGGGCCTGCAACCTGGCATCACAGGCGAACTGGAGATTCTTGGCACGCTGATCCAGTTGACCGCGCGTGACTACAGCGATGACGAGAAGACCGACAGCACAACGACGATGGGCATCCAGGGTGCCAAGCGTCGCCTGATGGTGCTGGGTTACTACGACAAGCCTTATCGGTCCGTACGGCCCGGGCAAGTGGCTGTGTCGCAGATTCCCGATGACAAGTTGGACCACATCGAAATCGAGGACGCGATCCTGCGTTTTCAGGTGGACAGCGGCATCGAGCCCAATGGCGAAATTGAGCGGCACGAACTCGCTGGCAGCAAGATCGATCCATCGCAGGCGTTTGGCTTTCACCGCGATCTCACTGGCTCGAGCGTCAAGCAGTTTCACCCCGACTTCGTCGCCAAGCTGGCAGCGCGCGGCGGCAGCGCCCCTCCGGGCACCATGGAGCCATGTACCGTCCCGCCTCCGACACGACCGAAAGACAAAGGCACAGTCGGATCTGCCACGCCGGGGCCGTCGCCAAAACCGCTGGCACGCGAAATCTACGATGGACACCGGTTTGTACCGGTGCGTTTCGTGCGGTACAACGAATCGACCACCTTTCATCCGGGCAGGCCCGAACTGGACGAGCGCGGCTACCGGGAGCATGACGGGCCCATCGTTAGCCTGATGGCTGGACAGAGAATTGACCTGTTGCTGCTGCGCCTGCATGTCGGGGCGAGCGTGCCGCTGAGCTTCGTCAGTACGGATGAGAGCGCGGTCAAGATCAGTCATGTGACGGGTGACTTGATTGAACTGTCAGGGGTACGTGGCGGAGAAGAAGCATCTCCACGAACGGCCAGTATTGAAGTGCGCTTCGGCAGTTCCACTGGGCCACTACTGCACACCCTGGCTGTGCAGGTCTACGACCCCATCAACGTTGCTGTGGCGGTGCATTTTGTGTCTATTGGGCAGGCCGGCAGGCCGGAGATTCCACGGGTTCCTCCGTCGCTTCAGCGTCCAAAGCTCGAACCCATCTTCAACAAGATCAATGACATCTGGCGGGCAGCGGGGATTCGCTTTGAGGTCGAGCAATGGCTGAATGACACCATCGACTTGACGAAGGCAGGGGCGATGACCGTCAAGCCTGCCAAAAACGGGCAACCTGCGGTGAACGAGTTCCCCGCGGTGACCAGTCTGAGTCGCAAGGCGAGGCATCTGAACATGTATGTGGTGGAATCCACAATCGGTAGTGGCATTGGCTGGGGGCTTTGCAATACCGCCCTGGTGGCCGCCGAGCAGATGCATGGCGGCCAGCCTTCCAGCCAGGATCAGCTCATCCAGACGTTCGCCCACGAGATCGGACATTTTCTCGGACTATGGCACCCCGCAACGCATAACCCCAAGGGGGACGATGTTCACGTGCAAATTCAAGGCAGGGAAGAACGCCACAACCTGGAGGATTTCTGGTCCCGCCGGATGCTGATGTATGTCTATACCGGTTTGAACGGCATCGGTCCACTGGACGCCAATACCCGGCAACGAGGACGGCAACAAGATGTTGGCAATGGCTGGCATGTGGGCGGCAAGATGCTGTGCTGCAAGACGGTGCCGAAGGTCGTGTCCTCTTCGAAGTACTCCGAGATTGTCACGGCACGCGGGATCGCACTACTCAACAAGTCTGAATCGTCAACGGAGAAGAAAGCGGCATGGTCACCACCGTCCGACAACGCTGGGCAAGGCGTTTTTGCCTGA